Genomic segment of Truepera radiovictrix DSM 17093:
CGTCGCGCTGCGCGGCCCTAGGGATGCAGGACGGTTGGCGGTGCTCACGAGGGCGCACGTAGCACCCGGACGCACTCGTGCCGCTTTTCACAGCTTCGCAATTTTATCACTTCTGCGTTTACCTGAACAAGGGTGAAGAGCGCTTTCCGAACGCGCTTATTCCGAGCCAAACGCTCGGTGTTCACCCGCCAACACCCCCTTTAGGGGGTGGCCTGACGGGGTTCGCAGGCGCCCTCCTGCGCCCGCTGACACGCCGGGCAGAGGCCGAGAAGGTCGAGGTTGGGCTCGTCGATCTGCCAACCCGAGTCGCTTTCGGCCCGCTGTTTCAAAAACGTCTTGAGGGGCAGGTGCGCAACTGTCAGCTCGGGGAGGTCGAGGATGGCCCCGCAACCTTTGCAGATGAGGTGGTGGTGAGGGCCGACGTTGGAGTCGTAGAGGGCCTCGCCGCTAACCCCCGCGAACTCGCGCACGAGCCCGGCGTTTTTCAGCACGCCGAGGTTGAGGTAGACGGTCGAAAGGCTCAGCGCCTCGCCGCGGCGCTTGAGCTCGAGGTAGAGCTCCTCGGCGCTGACGTGCGTGTCCCGCTCGCTAAAGTAGCCCAAGATGACCTCCCGCGGACGGCTGTAACGCAAGCCGCGTTCGTGCAGGATCTCCCTCGGCGTCTGACCCTTCCCTCGCTCCATCGCCTTCCTCACTCGACAGCCTCACCACCTGAGTAGCCACGCCACCCACCTTAGAGGCACCTATACGGTGAGTTTAGCACGCCTCCTTAAAATCGGAACGGCTCCGATATCACATAACCGCCGTCACCGAGACCGAGTGGCACGCTAAGTCTAGCGCCCGCACGGGCGGGAAGCCGGCGGGCACCAGACTACCCCGTGCTGCCGAAGCCGGACGGTTACCCTAGCAGATGGGCTACCGCCTCACGCTCCTCGATCAGCTCGGCCTCGCTCGCCCGCATCTTCTGACGGATAAAGTCGCCCACCTCTAAGCCCTCGACGACGCGGATCGTACCACCGGCCGTAGTCACCGGAAACGAATAGATGAGCCCCTCGGCGACCCCGTAGGCACCCGTGCTGGGGATCGCCATACTCGTCCAGTCGCCTTCCGGCGTTCCAAGGACCCAGTCGCGCATGTGGTCGATCGCCGCCGAGGCGGCCGAGGCGGCGCTCGAGGCGCCCCGCGCTTCGATGATCGCCGCGCCCCGCTTCTGCACGGTCGGCATAAAGGTGTCGCGGACCCACGCGTCATCGACCACCTCGGTCGCTGGTCTCCCCCCGACCGTGGCGTGCGTCAGGTCGGGCACCTGGGTGCTCGAGTGGTTGCCCCAGATGGTCATCCGGCGCACCTCGGCGACCGCCACCCCCGCCTTCTGAGCGAGCTGGCTGAGCGCGCGGTTGTGGTCGAGGCGGGTCATCGCCGTAAACTGCTCGGGGCGCAGATCGGGGGCGCTGCGCATGGCGATGAGCGCGTTTGTGTTGGCCGGGTTGCCGACGACGAGCACCTTGACCTCGCGGCTGGCCACCTCGTTCAGCGCTCTCCCCTGCTCGGTAAAGATGTGGCCGTTCGCCTCGAGCAGGTCACGGCGCTCCATCCCGGGGCCGCGGGGGCGTGAACCGACGAGCAGCGCGTAGTCGGCCCCCTCGAAGGCGACCTTGGCGTCATCCGTGGTCGTTACACCGTGGAGCAGCGGAAATGCCCCGTCGTGCAGCTCCATCACCACCCCTTCAAGCGCTTTCATCGCGGGGGGGATTTCCAAAAGCTGTAAGATGACCGGCTGATCCGGCCCCAACATGTCACCCGCAGCGATCCGAAAAAGAAGCGCGTACCCGATCTGCCCAGCTGCTCCCGTCACCGCTACCCGCACCGGTTGCTTCACGTGACACTCCTTTCAAAGCGGCTCCCTTGACCGCCACTTAACGTGTCGGCGGTCACGGCTCGTAGCGCACCACCAGGGCGACCGCGGAGGCCTTTCGAGAGCTACCTAGAGGCGCGCACGGGCTCACACCGACACAAACGGCTCTACTCTATCACCCCGCACCGCCTCCGGCCGCTCGCCACTCCGAGTGTACGGCACGCCCTGCAGCGCGGCGTCGCGACGCCGCGCTGCGAGGCGGTTTTATCGGGCAGTCGTCACCAGAGCTCGCGCGGTGAGGTGCGACGGCTGCGCCCCAGTACTAGCTGCGTCCGCGCCCCGGTACGGGCGCCGATCTCGGCGGGCCGCTTAACCGTGAGGTAGGGTCGCGCGACCGCCCCGCTCCTGTTTCACGTGAAACATCCCGGTTGGCGTGCGGCTCACCAAGGCGGTTGCGGTGGGGCTCAGGCTCGGTAGTGGAGCAGCTCGAGGAGGCGCTGCAACTCGTCGGGGGAGAAGAAGTG
This window contains:
- a CDS encoding Fur family transcriptional regulator — protein: MERGKGQTPREILHERGLRYSRPREVILGYFSERDTHVSAEELYLELKRRGEALSLSTVYLNLGVLKNAGLVREFAGVSGEALYDSNVGPHHHLICKGCGAILDLPELTVAHLPLKTFLKQRAESDSGWQIDEPNLDLLGLCPACQRAQEGACEPRQATP
- a CDS encoding malate dehydrogenase, encoding MKQPVRVAVTGAAGQIGYALLFRIAAGDMLGPDQPVILQLLEIPPAMKALEGVVMELHDGAFPLLHGVTTTDDAKVAFEGADYALLVGSRPRGPGMERRDLLEANGHIFTEQGRALNEVASREVKVLVVGNPANTNALIAMRSAPDLRPEQFTAMTRLDHNRALSQLAQKAGVAVAEVRRMTIWGNHSSTQVPDLTHATVGGRPATEVVDDAWVRDTFMPTVQKRGAAIIEARGASSAASAASAAIDHMRDWVLGTPEGDWTSMAIPSTGAYGVAEGLIYSFPVTTAGGTIRVVEGLEVGDFIRQKMRASEAELIEEREAVAHLLG